The following proteins are encoded in a genomic region of Brachypodium distachyon strain Bd21 chromosome 1, Brachypodium_distachyon_v3.0, whole genome shotgun sequence:
- the LOC100831907 gene encoding uncharacterized protein LOC100831907 isoform X2: MTFKSNKCPKRSRENLSLCQKKKFKPSTNSSDLSSSSSLLSVDSVCSVPASEDGHNLFKRRKIAKECNFLLTNGNVRESRTRSFTTFGDNSLLIQNGGGRSLTVPSNVQVSKYGANIDEYTTEYKEPREASKGSICKNSSGSLSDVDDRNSISISSMPSYLNHKTKDARDCSLSNTIATKQVPVTDLTSSRELCISMPKRDIPIEMSELSNASTTITHDDNERNPLFACKRCGSLEDPCQMLICDCCEGAFHLQCCQRRIKKIPDKEWFCLDCSRKNPKRQALPSRKDGSLKHIERPRRGLCSIGDMLMNAKPYETQVRIGRDFQAEVPEWSGRISCDDDFVEPSEIDATEITSVDLQQSSRCKDKKKSIGNWIQCQEVLDTGVVCGKWRRAPLFVVQSSNWDCSCSVLWDPIHADCAVPQELETDKVLEQLQYINKVVALVALLTPEHTIFKAEETSGWSRAETLKNIHPSEIQK, from the exons ATGACTTTTAAATCTAATAAGTGCCCAAAGAGATCTAGGGAGAACCTCTCTTTATgtcagaagaagaaattcaAGCCATCAACAAATTCATCGGATTTATCCTCAAGCTCGAGTTTGTTGTCTGTCGATAGCGTTTGTTCTGTTCCTGCTTCAGAAGATGGTCACAATTTGTTTAAACGGAGGAAGATTGCCAAGGAATGTAATTTCCTTCTGACAAATGGAAATGTGAGAGAGAGTAGAACTAGAAGCTTCACAACTTTTGGAGATAACTCGTTGCTGATACAAAATGGCGGTGGCAGGTCACTTACTGTTCCTTCAAATGTACAAGTTTCAAAATATGGTGCAAACATTGATGAATATACAACAGAATATAAAGAGCCTAGAGAAGCTTCTAAAGGAAGTATATGTAAGAACTCATCGGGATCTCTTTCTGATGTGGATGATAGGAACTCAATTTCCATATCAAGCATGCCATCTTATCTCAATCACAAGACAAAGGATGCAAGGGACTGTTCATTGTCTAATACGATTGCTACAAAACAAGTTCCAGTTACGGATTTAACATCATCAAGGGAGCTTTGCATATCCATGCCCAAAAGAGATATCCCCATTGAAATGTCAGAACTGAGCAATGCATCAACTACTATAACCCATGATGATAATGAAAGGAACCCTTTATTTGCATGTAAGCGTTGCGGGTCTTTGGAAGATCCATGCCAAATGTTAATCTGTGATTGTTGTGAAGGAGCATTCCACTTGCAGTGCTGCCAACGCCGCATCAAGAAAATACCAGATAAAGAGTGGTTTTGCCTGGATTGTTCTAGAAAAAACCCTAAGAGGCAGGCGTTGCCGAGTAGAAAAGATGGATCACTCAAGCATATTGAAAGACCTCGCCGAGGTCTTTGTTCGATAGGAGATATGCTGATGAATGCCAAACCATATGAAACTCAAGTGAGAATTGGTAGAGACTTCCAAGCAGAAGTTCCAGAATGGTCCGGTCGAATTTCTTG TGATGATGATTTCGTTGAGCCCTCTGAAATTGATGCCACTGAAATCACAAGTGTGGACTTGCAGCAGTCATCACGGTGTAAAGACAAGAAAAAGAGCATTGGTAACTGGATTCAGTGCCAAGAAGTCTTGGATACAGGAGTTGTTTGCGGCAAGTGGCGGAG GGCACCACTGTTTGTTGTTCAATCGAGCAATTGGGATTGTTCGTGTTCAGTTCTTTGGGATCCAATTCATGCTGATTGTGCTGTTCCACAG GAATTGGAGACTGATAAGGTGCTTGAGCAACTGCAGTACATTAATAAG GTGGTGGCCTTAGTCGCACTACTGACTCCTGAGCACACCATCTTCAAAG CTGAAGAAACGTCTGGATGGTCGCGAGCAGAAACGCTGAAAAATATACATccatcagaaattcagaagtGA
- the LOC100831907 gene encoding uncharacterized protein LOC100831907 isoform X1, translating into MTFKSNKCPKRSRENLSLCQKKKFKPSTNSSDLSSSSSLLSVDSVCSVPASEDGHNLFKRRKIAKECNFLLTNGNVRESRTRSFTTFGDNSLLIQNGGGRSLTVPSNVQVSKYGANIDEYTTEYKEPREASKGSICKNSSGSLSDVDDRNSISISSMPSYLNHKTKDARDCSLSNTIATKQVPVTDLTSSRELCISMPKRDIPIEMSELSNASTTITHDDNERNPLFACKRCGSLEDPCQMLICDCCEGAFHLQCCQRRIKKIPDKEWFCLDCSRKNPKRQALPSRKDGSLKHIERPRRGLCSIGDMLMNAKPYETQVRIGRDFQAEVPEWSGRISCSDDDFVEPSEIDATEITSVDLQQSSRCKDKKKSIGNWIQCQEVLDTGVVCGKWRRAPLFVVQSSNWDCSCSVLWDPIHADCAVPQELETDKVLEQLQYINKVVALVALLTPEHTIFKAEETSGWSRAETLKNIHPSEIQK; encoded by the exons ATGACTTTTAAATCTAATAAGTGCCCAAAGAGATCTAGGGAGAACCTCTCTTTATgtcagaagaagaaattcaAGCCATCAACAAATTCATCGGATTTATCCTCAAGCTCGAGTTTGTTGTCTGTCGATAGCGTTTGTTCTGTTCCTGCTTCAGAAGATGGTCACAATTTGTTTAAACGGAGGAAGATTGCCAAGGAATGTAATTTCCTTCTGACAAATGGAAATGTGAGAGAGAGTAGAACTAGAAGCTTCACAACTTTTGGAGATAACTCGTTGCTGATACAAAATGGCGGTGGCAGGTCACTTACTGTTCCTTCAAATGTACAAGTTTCAAAATATGGTGCAAACATTGATGAATATACAACAGAATATAAAGAGCCTAGAGAAGCTTCTAAAGGAAGTATATGTAAGAACTCATCGGGATCTCTTTCTGATGTGGATGATAGGAACTCAATTTCCATATCAAGCATGCCATCTTATCTCAATCACAAGACAAAGGATGCAAGGGACTGTTCATTGTCTAATACGATTGCTACAAAACAAGTTCCAGTTACGGATTTAACATCATCAAGGGAGCTTTGCATATCCATGCCCAAAAGAGATATCCCCATTGAAATGTCAGAACTGAGCAATGCATCAACTACTATAACCCATGATGATAATGAAAGGAACCCTTTATTTGCATGTAAGCGTTGCGGGTCTTTGGAAGATCCATGCCAAATGTTAATCTGTGATTGTTGTGAAGGAGCATTCCACTTGCAGTGCTGCCAACGCCGCATCAAGAAAATACCAGATAAAGAGTGGTTTTGCCTGGATTGTTCTAGAAAAAACCCTAAGAGGCAGGCGTTGCCGAGTAGAAAAGATGGATCACTCAAGCATATTGAAAGACCTCGCCGAGGTCTTTGTTCGATAGGAGATATGCTGATGAATGCCAAACCATATGAAACTCAAGTGAGAATTGGTAGAGACTTCCAAGCAGAAGTTCCAGAATGGTCCGGTCGAATTTCTTG CAGTGATGATGATTTCGTTGAGCCCTCTGAAATTGATGCCACTGAAATCACAAGTGTGGACTTGCAGCAGTCATCACGGTGTAAAGACAAGAAAAAGAGCATTGGTAACTGGATTCAGTGCCAAGAAGTCTTGGATACAGGAGTTGTTTGCGGCAAGTGGCGGAG GGCACCACTGTTTGTTGTTCAATCGAGCAATTGGGATTGTTCGTGTTCAGTTCTTTGGGATCCAATTCATGCTGATTGTGCTGTTCCACAG GAATTGGAGACTGATAAGGTGCTTGAGCAACTGCAGTACATTAATAAG GTGGTGGCCTTAGTCGCACTACTGACTCCTGAGCACACCATCTTCAAAG CTGAAGAAACGTCTGGATGGTCGCGAGCAGAAACGCTGAAAAATATACATccatcagaaattcagaagtGA
- the LOC100831907 gene encoding uncharacterized protein LOC100831907 isoform X4, protein MTFKSNKCPKRSRENLSLCQKKKFKPSTNSSDLSSSSSLLSVDSVCSVPASEDGHNLFKRRKIAKECNFLLTNGNVRESRTRSFTTFGDNSLLIQNGGGRSLTVPSNVQVSKYGANIDEYTTEYKEPREASKGSICKNSSGSLSDVDDRNSISISSMPSYLNHKTKDARDCSLSNTIATKQVPVTDLTSSRELCISMPKRDIPIEMSELSNASTTITHDDNERNPLFACKRCGSLEDPCQMLICDCCEGAFHLQCCQRRIKKIPDKEWFCLDCSRKNPKRQALPSRKDGSLKHIERPRRGLCSIGDMLMNAKPYETQVRIGRDFQAEVPEWSGRISCSHHGVKTRKRALVTGFSAKKSWIQELFAASGGGHHCLLFNRAIGIVRVQFFGIQFMLIVLFHRNWRLIRCLSNCSTLIRWWP, encoded by the exons ATGACTTTTAAATCTAATAAGTGCCCAAAGAGATCTAGGGAGAACCTCTCTTTATgtcagaagaagaaattcaAGCCATCAACAAATTCATCGGATTTATCCTCAAGCTCGAGTTTGTTGTCTGTCGATAGCGTTTGTTCTGTTCCTGCTTCAGAAGATGGTCACAATTTGTTTAAACGGAGGAAGATTGCCAAGGAATGTAATTTCCTTCTGACAAATGGAAATGTGAGAGAGAGTAGAACTAGAAGCTTCACAACTTTTGGAGATAACTCGTTGCTGATACAAAATGGCGGTGGCAGGTCACTTACTGTTCCTTCAAATGTACAAGTTTCAAAATATGGTGCAAACATTGATGAATATACAACAGAATATAAAGAGCCTAGAGAAGCTTCTAAAGGAAGTATATGTAAGAACTCATCGGGATCTCTTTCTGATGTGGATGATAGGAACTCAATTTCCATATCAAGCATGCCATCTTATCTCAATCACAAGACAAAGGATGCAAGGGACTGTTCATTGTCTAATACGATTGCTACAAAACAAGTTCCAGTTACGGATTTAACATCATCAAGGGAGCTTTGCATATCCATGCCCAAAAGAGATATCCCCATTGAAATGTCAGAACTGAGCAATGCATCAACTACTATAACCCATGATGATAATGAAAGGAACCCTTTATTTGCATGTAAGCGTTGCGGGTCTTTGGAAGATCCATGCCAAATGTTAATCTGTGATTGTTGTGAAGGAGCATTCCACTTGCAGTGCTGCCAACGCCGCATCAAGAAAATACCAGATAAAGAGTGGTTTTGCCTGGATTGTTCTAGAAAAAACCCTAAGAGGCAGGCGTTGCCGAGTAGAAAAGATGGATCACTCAAGCATATTGAAAGACCTCGCCGAGGTCTTTGTTCGATAGGAGATATGCTGATGAATGCCAAACCATATGAAACTCAAGTGAGAATTGGTAGAGACTTCCAAGCAGAAGTTCCAGAATGGTCCGGTCGAATTTCTTG CAGTCATCACGGTGTAAAGACAAGAAAAAGAGCATTGGTAACTGGATTCAGTGCCAAGAAGTCTTGGATACAGGAGTTGTTTGCGGCAAGTGGCGGAG GGCACCACTGTTTGTTGTTCAATCGAGCAATTGGGATTGTTCGTGTTCAGTTCTTTGGGATCCAATTCATGCTGATTGTGCTGTTCCACAG GAATTGGAGACTGATAAGGTGCTTGAGCAACTGCAGTACATTAATAAG GTGGTGGCCTTAG
- the LOC100831907 gene encoding uncharacterized protein LOC100831907 isoform X3, with protein sequence MTFKSNKCPKRSRENLSLCQKKKFKPSTNSSDLSSSSSLLSVDSVCSVPASEDGHNLFKRRKIAKECNFLLTNGNVRESRTRSFTTFGDNSLLIQNGGGRSLTVPSNVQVSKYGANIDEYTTEYKEPREASKGSICKNSSGSLSDVDDRNSISISSMPSYLNHKTKDARDCSLSNTIATKQVPVTDLTSSRELCISMPKRDIPIEMSELSNASTTITHDDNERNPLFACKRCGSLEDPCQMLICDCCEGAFHLQCCQRRIKKIPDKEWFCLDCSRKNPKRQALPSRKDGSLKHIERPRRGLCSIGDMLMNAKPYETQVRIGRDFQAEVPEWSGRISCSDDDFVEPSEIDATEITSVDLQQSSRCKDKKKSIGNWIQCQEVLDTGVVCGKWRRAPLFVVQSSNWDCSCSVLWDPIHADCAVPQELETDKVLEQLQYINKVVALVALLTPEHTIFKGGCSCKPGLVCVCCH encoded by the exons ATGACTTTTAAATCTAATAAGTGCCCAAAGAGATCTAGGGAGAACCTCTCTTTATgtcagaagaagaaattcaAGCCATCAACAAATTCATCGGATTTATCCTCAAGCTCGAGTTTGTTGTCTGTCGATAGCGTTTGTTCTGTTCCTGCTTCAGAAGATGGTCACAATTTGTTTAAACGGAGGAAGATTGCCAAGGAATGTAATTTCCTTCTGACAAATGGAAATGTGAGAGAGAGTAGAACTAGAAGCTTCACAACTTTTGGAGATAACTCGTTGCTGATACAAAATGGCGGTGGCAGGTCACTTACTGTTCCTTCAAATGTACAAGTTTCAAAATATGGTGCAAACATTGATGAATATACAACAGAATATAAAGAGCCTAGAGAAGCTTCTAAAGGAAGTATATGTAAGAACTCATCGGGATCTCTTTCTGATGTGGATGATAGGAACTCAATTTCCATATCAAGCATGCCATCTTATCTCAATCACAAGACAAAGGATGCAAGGGACTGTTCATTGTCTAATACGATTGCTACAAAACAAGTTCCAGTTACGGATTTAACATCATCAAGGGAGCTTTGCATATCCATGCCCAAAAGAGATATCCCCATTGAAATGTCAGAACTGAGCAATGCATCAACTACTATAACCCATGATGATAATGAAAGGAACCCTTTATTTGCATGTAAGCGTTGCGGGTCTTTGGAAGATCCATGCCAAATGTTAATCTGTGATTGTTGTGAAGGAGCATTCCACTTGCAGTGCTGCCAACGCCGCATCAAGAAAATACCAGATAAAGAGTGGTTTTGCCTGGATTGTTCTAGAAAAAACCCTAAGAGGCAGGCGTTGCCGAGTAGAAAAGATGGATCACTCAAGCATATTGAAAGACCTCGCCGAGGTCTTTGTTCGATAGGAGATATGCTGATGAATGCCAAACCATATGAAACTCAAGTGAGAATTGGTAGAGACTTCCAAGCAGAAGTTCCAGAATGGTCCGGTCGAATTTCTTG CAGTGATGATGATTTCGTTGAGCCCTCTGAAATTGATGCCACTGAAATCACAAGTGTGGACTTGCAGCAGTCATCACGGTGTAAAGACAAGAAAAAGAGCATTGGTAACTGGATTCAGTGCCAAGAAGTCTTGGATACAGGAGTTGTTTGCGGCAAGTGGCGGAG GGCACCACTGTTTGTTGTTCAATCGAGCAATTGGGATTGTTCGTGTTCAGTTCTTTGGGATCCAATTCATGCTGATTGTGCTGTTCCACAG GAATTGGAGACTGATAAGGTGCTTGAGCAACTGCAGTACATTAATAAG GTGGTGGCCTTAGTCGCACTACTGACTCCTGAGCACACCATCTTCAAAGGTGGCTGCAGCTGCAAGCCAGGCCTTGTCTGTGTTTGCTGCCACTGA
- the LOC100831907 gene encoding uncharacterized protein LOC100831907 isoform X5 → MVRSNFLQSSRCKDKKKSIGNWIQCQEVLDTGVVCGKWRRAPLFVVQSSNWDCSCSVLWDPIHADCAVPQELETDKVLEQLQYINKVVALVALLTPEHTIFKAEETSGWSRAETLKNIHPSEIQK, encoded by the exons ATGGTCCGGTCGAATTTCTTG CAGTCATCACGGTGTAAAGACAAGAAAAAGAGCATTGGTAACTGGATTCAGTGCCAAGAAGTCTTGGATACAGGAGTTGTTTGCGGCAAGTGGCGGAG GGCACCACTGTTTGTTGTTCAATCGAGCAATTGGGATTGTTCGTGTTCAGTTCTTTGGGATCCAATTCATGCTGATTGTGCTGTTCCACAG GAATTGGAGACTGATAAGGTGCTTGAGCAACTGCAGTACATTAATAAG GTGGTGGCCTTAGTCGCACTACTGACTCCTGAGCACACCATCTTCAAAG CTGAAGAAACGTCTGGATGGTCGCGAGCAGAAACGCTGAAAAATATACATccatcagaaattcagaagtGA